Proteins co-encoded in one Pseudopipra pipra isolate bDixPip1 chromosome 12, bDixPip1.hap1, whole genome shotgun sequence genomic window:
- the GNB5 gene encoding guanine nucleotide-binding protein subunit beta-5 encodes MATEGLRENETLASLKSEAESLKGKLEEERAKLHDVELHQVAERVEALGQFVMKTRRTLKGHGNKVLCMDWCKDKRRIVSSSQDGKVIVWDSFTTNKEHAVTMPCTWVMACAYAPSGCAIACGGLDNKCSVYPLTFEKNENMAAKKKSVAMHTNYLSACSFTNSDMQILTASGDGTCALWDVESGQLLQSFHGHGADVLCLDLAPSETGNTFVSGGCDKKAMVWDMRSGQCIQSFETHDSDINSVRYYPSGDAFASGSDDATCRLYDLRADREVAIYSKESIIFGASSVDFSLSGRLLFAGYNDYTINVWDVLKGSRVSILFGHENRVSTLRVSPDGTAFCSGSWDHTLRIWA; translated from the exons ATGGCAACCGAGGGGCTGCGCGAGAACGAGACCTTGGCATCGCTGAAGAGCGAGGCCGAGAGCCTGAAGGggaagctggaggaggagcGGGCCAAGCTGCACGACGTGGAGC TTCATCAGGTGGCAGAGCGTGTGGAGGCGCTGGGCCAGTTTGTGATGAAGACCAGGAGGACCCTAAAGGGCCATGGAAATAAAGTTCTCTGTATGGACTGGTGCAAAGACAAGAGAAGAATTGTGAGCTCTTCCCAG GATGGGAAGGTGATCGTGTGGGATTCCTTCACTACCAACAAG GAACACGCGGTGACGATGCCCTGTACCTGGGTGATGGCATGTGCATATGCCCCATCTGGATGTGCCATTGCTTGTGG TGGCCTGGACAACAAGTGTTCTGTGTACCCtctgacatttgaaaaaaatgaaaatatggcTGCAAAGAAGAAATCGGTTGCAATGCACACAAACTACTTGTCTGCCTGCAGCTTCACTAACTCAGACATGCAG ATCCTGACAGCAAGTGGAGATGGAACTTGTGCTCTATGGGATGTTGAGAGTGGGCAGCTTCTACAGAGTTTCCATGGTCATGGAGCTGATGTCCTGTGCCTGGACCTGGCCCCTTCTGAGACAGGAAATACATTTGTCTCTGGG GGATGTGACAAGAAAGCCATGGTTTGGGACATGCGGTCTGGTCAGTGCATCCAGTCATTTGAAACCCACGATTCAGATATCAACAGTGTCAG ATATTATCCAAGTGGAGATGCCTTTGCCTCTGGTTCAGACGATGCCACG TGTCGTTTATATGACCTTCGTGCAGACAGAGAAGTAGCAATTTATTCCAAAGAGAGCATCATTTTTGGAGCATCCAGTGTGGACTTCTCTCTCAGTG GTCGCCTGCTGTTTGCAGGCTATAATGATTACACCATAAATGTCTGGGATGTGCTGAAAGGGTCCCGTGTATCCATCCTGTTTGGACATGAAAATCGCGTCAGCACCTTGCGGGTGTCTCCCGACGGGACGGCGTTCTGCTCAGGCTCCTGGGATCACACGCTCCGA ATTTGGGCTTAA
- the BCL2L10 gene encoding bcl-2-like protein 10, whose protein sequence is MPGSLKEETALLLEDYFQHRGGGAALPPSPTAAALRRAAAELERQERPFFRSCAPLARAEPREAAALLGRVAAQLEADGGLNWGRLLALVVFAGTLAAALAERGCGDGPRCLAAHLAAYLAEERGEWLEAHGGWDGFCRFFGRHGSEAAEQSSTIGNAIMAAAAGIGMAGLAFLLVR, encoded by the exons ATGCCGGGCTCTCTGAAGGAGGAGACGGCGCTGCTGCTGGAGGATTACTTCCAGcaccgcggcggcggcgccgcgctgccccccagccccacggcGGCCGCGCTGCGCCGGGCGGCGGCCGAGCTGGAGCGGCAGGAGCGGCCCTTCTTCCGCTCGTGCGCGCCGCTGGCGCGGGCCGAGCCGCGGGAGGCGGCCGCGCTGCTGGGGCGGGTGGCGGCGCAGCTGGAGGCCGACGGCGGCCTCAACTGGGGCCGGCTGCTGGCGCTGGTGGTGTTCGCGGGCACGCTGGCGGCCGCGCTGGCCGAGCGGGGCTGCGGAGACGGGCCGCGCTGCCTGGCCGCGCACCTGGCCGCCTACCTGGCCGAGGAGCGGGGCGAGTGGCTGGAGGCGCACGGCGGATGG GATGGCTTCTGTCGCTTCTTCGGCAGGCACGGCTCCGAGGcggctgagcagagcagcaccaTTGGCAATGCCATCATGGCAGCCGCAGCGGGGATTGGGATGGCAGGATTGGCTTTCCTCTTGGTGCGGTAG